In Corynebacterium aquatimens, one genomic interval encodes:
- a CDS encoding ImmA/IrrE family metallo-endopeptidase → MAVRVPVKQPVLQWAVERTRVPVDELQEKSDFRLLQSWLAGEKYPTLRQAKALASMARIPFGYLLLDTPVDDQPQLPDFRSIRSSEVVSASPDLEELIHTCESRLDWYAENTLRSGIAPPNCVGRFSLSSDVGAAVMDAHLLLDWIPGTVERGRERILTLSDAIEEAGILVMRSSVVGNNNARKLDVEEFRGFTLIRDSFGLIFVNGSDSKTGQLFSLAHELAHVLIDSPGISGERNDHRAVERWCNAFAAEFLAPSADIARAWNEMQDLGETTQWAYQQFGVSGEVVIWSLVDAGLITRDCAAAFLEMRKEELPTRKPTGGNFRNTTRSRLGRRFLSALTEALAEERITETEASRKLGINKISTIRDLVAEYQGAP, encoded by the coding sequence GTGGCTGTTAGGGTTCCAGTCAAGCAACCAGTTCTCCAATGGGCAGTTGAACGCACCCGCGTTCCTGTCGATGAACTTCAAGAGAAAAGCGACTTTAGGTTGCTTCAATCCTGGCTCGCTGGAGAAAAATATCCTACGTTACGCCAAGCTAAAGCGCTGGCCAGCATGGCGAGAATTCCGTTTGGCTACTTGCTCCTCGATACACCAGTGGATGATCAACCGCAGCTGCCTGATTTCCGCTCGATTCGAAGCAGCGAAGTAGTCTCTGCCAGCCCTGATCTGGAAGAACTGATTCACACGTGCGAAAGCCGTTTGGATTGGTATGCCGAGAATACCCTTCGATCTGGAATCGCTCCACCAAACTGCGTTGGAAGATTTTCCCTTAGCTCCGATGTAGGAGCTGCGGTTATGGATGCTCACCTTCTTCTGGATTGGATCCCGGGAACGGTTGAGCGTGGCCGAGAAAGAATTTTGACACTCAGCGATGCGATCGAGGAAGCTGGAATCCTGGTTATGCGCAGCTCTGTGGTGGGTAACAACAACGCACGAAAACTGGATGTCGAAGAGTTCAGAGGTTTCACGCTGATACGCGATTCCTTCGGCTTGATTTTTGTTAACGGGTCAGACTCGAAAACGGGGCAGTTGTTCAGCCTGGCTCATGAGCTCGCCCATGTTTTGATCGATTCCCCTGGAATTTCGGGCGAGCGGAATGACCACCGAGCGGTTGAACGGTGGTGCAACGCTTTTGCTGCAGAATTTCTCGCCCCTTCCGCTGATATTGCACGAGCGTGGAACGAGATGCAGGACCTTGGCGAAACTACGCAATGGGCATATCAACAATTCGGGGTGAGCGGGGAAGTCGTGATCTGGAGCCTCGTGGATGCCGGATTGATTACACGGGATTGTGCAGCAGCATTTCTGGAAATGCGGAAAGAAGAACTGCCGACGCGAAAACCGACTGGTGGAAATTTTAGAAACACCACCCGTTCTCGGCTTGGCCGCAGATTCTTGTCAGCTTTGACAGAAGCCCTGGCTGAAGAACGGATCACTGAAACCGAGGCTTCTAGAAAGCTAGGAATCAACAAAATCTCCACGATCCGAGATCTGGTTGCCGAGTATCAGGGGGCTCCGTGA
- a CDS encoding serine hydrolase domain-containing protein, with protein sequence MARGTTTKKSRGTSKADSHSAGDSQRTRPKGLLPAVIAAALTLILLMVAGPWPLSVSNDQTGDQEVSQYLSNHAPNGGKDIAAFILETDQNGARKARFGGLGATENSEVEIGSVTKTFTTQLLTQMVRTKEVSLDTTVGEIIDVGDAPIHDVTLKELADHTAGVPRLVGTKPNFLCTFTNCNPYADDLTPQQILDEAKNVKLHKRGERAYSNYGYALLGQLLAHKAGMSYADLLKNNILQPAGMSQTYLATPGTTGGRAQGYAVNGRKTKAWEMNGYAPSGAIRSTPADMAKYAEFVLTNGTAEYGWGDFGFTLNDEPQNLADTDNPQADNEQANPEQSNAEQSGTADPNSPDYAKSLYGKFPYKNGRTAGYSTGMIVDPRNGKAVFVSNRSGVAVNDLTFTLFDTLSKGAI encoded by the coding sequence ATGGCGCGTGGCACAACCACAAAGAAATCCCGTGGCACCAGCAAGGCAGATAGCCACTCCGCGGGTGACTCACAAAGGACTCGGCCGAAAGGTCTTCTCCCCGCGGTTATCGCCGCAGCGCTGACGCTGATTCTGCTGATGGTCGCTGGCCCGTGGCCGCTGAGTGTTTCCAACGATCAGACCGGTGATCAGGAGGTTTCCCAGTATCTCTCCAATCACGCCCCGAACGGCGGCAAAGATATCGCAGCCTTCATTTTGGAGACCGATCAGAACGGCGCCCGCAAGGCCCGCTTCGGTGGTCTTGGCGCGACGGAGAATTCCGAAGTTGAGATCGGCTCCGTTACCAAGACGTTCACCACCCAGCTGCTGACACAGATGGTGCGCACCAAGGAAGTCTCGCTGGACACTACCGTGGGTGAGATCATCGACGTCGGCGACGCCCCGATCCACGACGTGACGCTCAAGGAGCTCGCCGACCACACCGCCGGCGTCCCACGGCTGGTGGGCACGAAGCCTAACTTCCTGTGCACCTTTACTAACTGCAACCCTTACGCCGACGACCTCACGCCGCAGCAGATCCTGGATGAGGCGAAAAACGTCAAGCTGCACAAGCGCGGTGAGCGCGCCTATTCCAACTACGGCTACGCGCTGCTTGGTCAGCTCCTCGCCCACAAGGCAGGCATGAGCTACGCCGATCTACTCAAAAACAACATCCTTCAGCCTGCCGGCATGTCGCAGACCTACCTTGCTACCCCCGGCACCACCGGCGGCCGCGCACAGGGATATGCCGTAAACGGCCGCAAGACAAAGGCCTGGGAAATGAACGGCTACGCCCCCAGCGGTGCCATCCGCTCCACCCCGGCTGACATGGCTAAGTACGCCGAGTTCGTCCTCACCAACGGCACCGCCGAGTACGGCTGGGGCGACTTTGGCTTTACGCTTAACGACGAACCTCAGAACCTCGCCGACACCGACAACCCCCAGGCAGACAACGAACAAGCCAACCCCGAGCAATCCAACGCCGAGCAATCCGGCACCGCCGATCCGAACTCCCCCGACTACGCCAAGAGCCTCTACGGCAAGTTCCCGTACAAGAACGGCCGCACCGCCGGCTACTCCACCGGCATGATCGTCGACCCCCGCAACGGCAAGGCTGTCTTCGTCTCCAACCGATCCGGCGTCGCGGTAAACGACCTCACATTCACCCTCTTTGACACGCTGTCCAAAGGAGCGATCTAA
- a CDS encoding DUF4411 family protein, with the protein MTSYEKPSPRKTTRVQIPDAANAFGVSCVNNLGYLRSEGIVF; encoded by the coding sequence GTGACCAGTTATGAAAAACCGAGTCCGCGGAAAACGACGAGAGTCCAAATCCCTGATGCAGCGAACGCCTTTGGCGTGAGTTGCGTCAATAACTTGGGTTATTTGCGCTCTGAAGGGATCGTTTTCTGA
- a CDS encoding amino acid-binding ACT domain protein, translated as MSYLVRVVLPDTPGSLGELAEAFGLVDANIQSVDIVETTRVDGNPVVTDDIVVELPTGAMVDSLLTAAASLGGVEIDSIRPYSGRVDRREQVQMLARVATQIHNLPKAMEELVSVMPQALTSSWAVVLRTTDNGLVRVATSQAAPGDDGTKPHIEDVHDARILHPESDDWVPEAWWILDSALAITPLASTDLYMVVGRTGGPDFLASEVAHIGDLGAIVGALVR; from the coding sequence GTGTCTTATCTGGTTCGCGTGGTCCTGCCCGATACCCCGGGCAGTCTCGGTGAGCTCGCGGAAGCATTCGGGCTCGTGGACGCAAACATCCAGTCAGTAGACATTGTGGAAACCACCCGCGTAGACGGGAACCCCGTGGTCACCGATGACATTGTGGTGGAACTGCCCACCGGCGCAATGGTGGATTCCCTGCTTACCGCGGCCGCGTCGCTCGGTGGCGTGGAAATCGATTCGATCCGCCCTTACTCCGGCCGCGTCGATCGCCGCGAGCAAGTACAGATGCTCGCCCGCGTGGCCACGCAAATCCACAATCTACCCAAGGCGATGGAGGAGCTCGTCTCCGTCATGCCGCAGGCGCTCACCTCATCGTGGGCTGTTGTTTTACGCACTACTGACAACGGCCTGGTCCGCGTCGCCACCTCCCAAGCCGCCCCGGGCGATGACGGGACAAAACCTCACATCGAAGACGTTCATGATGCCCGCATCCTCCACCCCGAAAGCGATGATTGGGTGCCGGAAGCCTGGTGGATCCTCGACTCCGCGCTGGCCATCACTCCGCTGGCCAGCACCGACCTCTACATGGTCGTTGGCCGCACCGGCGGTCCGGACTTCTTGGCCTCCGAAGTCGCCCACATCGGCGACCTCGGCGCCATCGTCGGTGCCCTCGTGCGCTAG
- a CDS encoding colicin E3/pyocin S6 family cytotoxin, with the protein MAAAYIPRPNPSFLDGLERVKRSGTQRWRDPDQSIVFEYDRLHGHVEGYNRRGEHIGIFDVHTGHRIGQPVRGKKIDV; encoded by the coding sequence ATGGCAGCAGCCTACATTCCGCGTCCGAACCCGAGTTTTCTCGACGGGCTCGAGCGCGTGAAGAGATCGGGCACGCAACGTTGGCGTGATCCCGATCAATCGATCGTCTTTGAGTACGACCGTTTACATGGTCACGTGGAGGGTTACAATCGTCGAGGAGAACATATCGGTATCTTCGACGTCCACACGGGCCATAGGATTGGTCAACCGGTGAGGGGAAAGAAAATCGATGTTTAA
- a CDS encoding 3'-5' exonuclease, producing MFHGNQPTKNANSSAQEQVSVMTMHGAKGMEFTHVVLIGVGKTVMPQRFALKDLSTEDQATALQRERSLLYVAASRARDELVITTSDEPSELLPPSRRS from the coding sequence ATGTTCCACGGCAACCAGCCGACCAAGAACGCCAATTCTTCCGCCCAGGAGCAGGTATCCGTGATGACCATGCACGGCGCCAAGGGCATGGAGTTCACCCACGTTGTTCTCATCGGCGTAGGCAAAACGGTCATGCCACAGCGATTCGCGTTGAAGGACCTTTCCACAGAGGACCAGGCAACCGCGTTGCAGCGTGAACGCTCACTCCTTTACGTCGCGGCGTCGCGCGCCCGCGATGAGCTGGTGATCACCACGTCCGATGAGCCGTCGGAGCTGCTTCCACCGTCGCGAAGGTCGTAG